The following proteins are co-located in the Mus caroli chromosome 7, CAROLI_EIJ_v1.1, whole genome shotgun sequence genome:
- the Myadm gene encoding myeloid-associated differentiation marker — translation MPVTVTRTTITTTTSSSTTVGSARALTQPLGLLRLLQLISTCVAFSLVASVGAWTGPMGNWAMFTWCFCFAVTLIILIVELGGLQAHFPLSWRNFPITFACYAALFCLSSSIIYPTTYVQFLAHGRTRDHAIAATTFSCVACLAYATEVAWTRARPGEITGYMATVPGLLKVFETFVACIIFAFISEPILYNQKPALEWCVAVYAICFILAGVTILLNLGDCTNVLPIPFPTFLSGLALLSVLFYATAIVLWPLYQFDQRYQGQPRRSMDPSCTRSISYIQPNTVCFWDRRLAVSILTGINLLAYVSDLVYSTRLVFVKV, via the coding sequence ATGCCGGTAACAGTAACACGCACAACCATCACGACTACAACGTCATCCTCCACCACGGTGGGGTCCGCTCGGGCGCTGACCCAGCCACTGGGCCTCCTCCGCCTCCTGCAGCTAATATCCACCTGTGTGGCTTTCTCGCTGGTGGCCAGTGTGGGTGCCTGGACAGGGCCCATGGGTAACTGGGCCATGTTCACCTGGTGTTTCTGCTTTGCTGTTACCCTCATCATCCTGATTGTGGAGTTAGGTGGACTCCAGGCCCACTTCCCCCTGTCATGGCGAAACTTCCCCATCACCTTTGCCTGCTACGCGGCCCTCTTCTGCCTGTCGTCTTCCATCATCTATCCCACCACCTATGTGCAGTTCCTAGCTCATGGACGTACCCGGGACCATGCCATCGCTGCCACCACTTTCTCCTGCGTTGCCTGTTTGGCGTATGCCACTGAAGTGGCCTGGACCCGTGCGAGGCCCGGTGAGATCACCGGCTATATGGCTACCGTGCCAGGGCTGCTCAAAGTTTTTGAGACTTTTGTAGCCTGTATCATCTTTGCCTTCATCAGCGAGCCGATCCTGTATAATCAGAAGCCAGCCCTGGAGTGGTGTGTGGCAGTCTATGCCATCTGCTTCATACTAGCGGGGGTGACCATCCTGCTCAACCTAGGGGATTGTACCAACGTGTTGCCCATCCCTTTCCCCACCTTCCTCTCAGGCTTGGCCTTACTCTCTGTTCTTTTTTACGCCACTGCCATCGTCCTCTGGCCCCTCTACCAATTTGATCAGAGATATCAGGGCCAACCCCGCCGTTCAATGGATCCAAGCTGCACTCGTAGTATTAGTTATATACAACCCAACACGGTGTGTTTCTGGGACCGACGACTGGCGGTGTCCATCCTGACAGGTATCAACCTGCTGGCATATGTGTCTGATCTGGTGTACTCCACTCGTCTGGTGTTCGTCAAGGTCTAA